A single Ignisphaera cupida DNA region contains:
- a CDS encoding beta-ribofuranosylaminobenzene 5'-phosphate synthase family protein, which translates to MSEREVESVTVASSARLHFGFYNFLSDNVAWGGAGIAIDNPKVIVRVYKSYEFKVENKTNIDVSDVVNKVVEGLGIRDVIIEIVDVYTRHVGLGLTTQLALSLGYAISLLYDLGLDVRQVAYRVGRGRFSGIGVASFELGGFIIDSGRVVSQNGFVPPPSTVDDIPYAIYRQRVPRGWIFNIFIVKNAKNCGLGEYSEKVLEDPRQIPKDVQIELYKTVLHYILPAIAKKDFNVFAAGLQKFQKLVVDAFEKFFDVSINCEETDHVINLLSKYGLKSVGKSVWGPMVYGLYEYSYRKCVKISNIVAEELKERGYSIEKYVTHPKITGASITVVRSRKTKTWKIIA; encoded by the coding sequence ATGAGTGAGAGAGAGGTTGAAAGTGTTACAGTGGCTTCTTCAGCTAGGCTTCACTTTGGCTTTTACAACTTCTTATCTGATAATGTTGCATGGGGTGGGGCTGGGATAGCTATTGATAATCCAAAAGTTATTGTTAGAGTTTATAAATCTTATGAGTTTAAAGTAGAGAATAAGACAAACATTGATGTTTCTGATGTTGTAAATAAGGTTGTTGAGGGTCTTGGGATTAGGGATGTTATTATAGAAATTGTTGATGTCTATACTAGACATGTTGGACTTGGCTTAACAACACAGCTAGCACTATCACTTGGCTATGCAATATCTCTTCTCTATGACCTTGGACTCGATGTTAGACAGGTTGCCTATAGAGTTGGTAGGGGAAGGTTCTCAGGAATTGGTGTAGCTTCTTTCGAGCTTGGAGGATTCATAATCGATTCTGGAAGAGTTGTTTCCCAAAATGGTTTTGTGCCTCCTCCTTCAACTGTTGACGATATTCCATATGCGATATACAGACAGAGAGTGCCAAGAGGGTGGATATTCAACATCTTCATAGTTAAAAATGCGAAGAACTGTGGATTGGGGGAGTACTCTGAAAAGGTTTTGGAGGACCCAAGGCAAATACCAAAAGATGTTCAGATTGAGCTTTACAAAACAGTTTTACACTACATACTACCAGCTATTGCAAAAAAGGACTTCAATGTTTTTGCAGCTGGTTTGCAGAAATTTCAAAAGCTTGTTGTAGATGCTTTTGAAAAGTTTTTCGATGTTTCTATAAACTGTGAGGAAACAGATCATGTAATCAATTTGCTGAGTAAATATGGTTTGAAGAGTGTTGGGAAAAGTGTTTGGGGGCCAATGGTATATGGATTATACGAGTACAGCTATAGAAAATGTGTTAAAATCTCAAATATTGTTGCTGAAGAGCTTAAGGAAAGAGGTTATAGCATTGAAAAATATGTTACACATCCAAAAATAACAGGTGCTTCGATAACTGTTGTTAGAAGTAGAAAAACCAAGACGTGGAAAATCATTGCATAG
- a CDS encoding ABC transporter ATP-binding protein produces MATLVSLINIVKSFGEKGKVLRVLDGISLDIGEEFIAILGPSGCGKSTLLRIIAGVEKVDEGEVKYHGSVTYGFVFQSPTLLPWLTVIDNVALPLIAKGVDKRVAREKALKYLSLVGLHGFEDFYPHELSGGMRQRVNIARALVVEPTILLMDEPFSQLDPLTAEALRAEILDLWLSGVTTVRGIVMVTHNVEEAVLMADKIVILTPRPARISKIVEVKLRRPRDRRSKEFQETVDLVYEYVS; encoded by the coding sequence ATGGCAACTCTTGTAAGTCTTATAAATATTGTTAAAAGCTTTGGCGAAAAAGGCAAGGTTCTAAGAGTGTTAGATGGGATTTCTCTTGATATTGGCGAAGAGTTCATAGCTATTCTAGGCCCATCTGGATGTGGAAAATCAACACTGCTTAGAATTATAGCAGGTGTTGAGAAAGTTGATGAGGGTGAGGTGAAATACCATGGTAGTGTAACATATGGATTTGTTTTTCAATCCCCAACGCTTTTACCATGGCTAACAGTAATAGACAATGTTGCATTGCCACTAATTGCGAAAGGAGTTGATAAGAGGGTTGCTAGGGAAAAGGCTTTGAAGTATCTATCCCTAGTTGGTTTGCATGGATTCGAGGATTTCTATCCACATGAGCTAAGCGGTGGAATGAGACAAAGAGTGAACATTGCTAGAGCTCTTGTTGTTGAACCAACAATTCTTTTAATGGACGAGCCATTTTCACAACTAGACCCGTTAACAGCTGAGGCTTTGAGAGCAGAAATATTGGATTTGTGGCTTTCTGGAGTCACAACAGTTAGGGGCATTGTCATGGTTACTCACAACGTTGAGGAAGCTGTTCTAATGGCTGATAAAATAGTTATTTTAACCCCCAGACCAGCAAGAATATCTAAAATAGTTGAGGTTAAGCTTAGAAGACCAAGGGATAGAAGATCGAAGGAATTTCAAGAAACTGTGGATCTAGTATATGAGTATGTTAGCTAG
- a CDS encoding QueT transporter family protein — protein MQTTHWLTKSVEISRKVLSVLVLAAIYAALVIGLQPISFGPIQFRVADILSPITYVTGLEGVAGLTLGTLIGNIVSPYGVLDMVIGTLCTFTYSIVNWLLGKLVGYRKKLLPIIAVLDATIVGFDIGFILLGLIFRAGNPLQLFILVFTGNVVATMIGALLLVPRVRKYFSQNL, from the coding sequence ATGCAGACAACTCATTGGTTAACTAAATCAGTTGAAATATCAAGAAAAGTGTTATCGGTGCTAGTACTTGCAGCCATATATGCTGCTCTTGTCATAGGTCTTCAACCAATTAGCTTTGGACCAATACAGTTTCGAGTAGCAGATATTTTATCGCCTATAACATATGTTACTGGCCTTGAAGGTGTTGCTGGTCTAACACTAGGCACTTTAATAGGAAATATTGTATCGCCTTATGGCGTATTAGACATGGTTATAGGAACTCTATGCACCTTTACTTATAGTATTGTAAACTGGTTGCTTGGAAAGCTAGTTGGCTATAGAAAAAAGTTATTACCTATAATAGCGGTTTTAGATGCTACTATTGTTGGATTTGACATAGGATTTATTTTGCTTGGTTTGATATTCCGAGCTGGTAACCCCCTACAGCTGTTTATACTAGTGTTTACAGGAAATGTTGTAGCTACAATGATAGGTGCTCTTTTGCTTGTTCCAAGGGTTAGAAAGTATTTTTCTCAAAACTTATAA
- a CDS encoding ABC transporter ATP-binding protein: MIIETRNLSVFFGNKVVLRNITTSFGSGVHIVLGRNGAGKTTFLRALANLVKFDGDVLVGGRSIKSFSRKEIAKLIGYCWQNPYYGFIEVTVEDEIKAITRILGVDGNWEVVELLVPKELMGRDPSTLSGGEAKRVSMASILVADQPIWLLDEPFTYLDRDGVEAIIKLVNYGRRRGKTIIVTLHEIFYASLLKPDTYTIIDGGIVKFSGKWNSLSDDELIESGLVPRGVICDSVCGSRGFGVQV; the protein is encoded by the coding sequence TTGATTATTGAAACAAGAAATCTTAGTGTTTTCTTTGGAAACAAGGTGGTGCTTAGAAACATTACAACAAGTTTCGGTAGTGGTGTTCACATTGTTTTGGGTAGAAATGGTGCTGGAAAAACAACTTTTTTGAGGGCGTTGGCAAATCTTGTTAAGTTTGATGGTGATGTTCTTGTTGGTGGGAGGAGTATTAAAAGTTTTAGCAGAAAAGAGATTGCTAAGCTTATTGGCTATTGCTGGCAAAACCCATACTACGGCTTTATAGAGGTAACTGTTGAGGATGAGATAAAGGCTATAACGAGGATACTTGGTGTTGATGGTAACTGGGAAGTTGTTGAGTTGCTTGTTCCAAAAGAGCTTATGGGTAGAGACCCATCAACTTTGAGTGGTGGTGAGGCGAAGAGAGTTTCAATGGCCTCTATTCTAGTGGCTGACCAGCCGATATGGCTTCTCGACGAGCCATTTACATATCTGGACAGAGATGGTGTTGAGGCAATTATTAAGCTTGTTAACTATGGGAGGAGAAGAGGAAAAACAATTATTGTAACTCTTCACGAAATCTTCTATGCAAGTCTCCTCAAACCCGATACATACACAATCATAGATGGTGGAATAGTGAAATTCAGTGGTAAGTGGAATAGTCTAAGCGATGATGAGCTTATTGAATCAGGTCTTGTTCCAAGGGGTGTTATATGTGATAGTGTCTGTGGTTCAAGAGGTTTTGGAGTACAGGTTTAG
- the thiI gene encoding tRNA uracil 4-sulfurtransferase ThiI, which translates to MREYLVTVSGEVVLKSSRTRPRFFNALARSIRDAVSRSGGKVVDLSVVEAKIYLVTDVDVSNTVSKVFGVHRVGEVLSYTFNDLSDLVKWIAENAKSFVVGKRFAVRVKRSGSHNFTSLDVAREAGALLKPFSSGVDLNNPEVVVEVEVRGQKAFLYKNSVKGPGGFPVGVEGKALVMFSGGFDSPIAAWYAAKRGVEIDFLHFILGPLQSTYYAFNVAKKLSYDWLYGYSPKFIAIDFRDVVKEIVKNVEWSYRQVALRTLMYIAAQKIASELGYNAIVTGESLGQASSQTLKNLEAIESYLKPSKPILRPLIGFDKEEIIDFSKKLGLYELSAKVVEACAIAPTKVVTASTLENLSEKLKSLDLSIVDKALNSRIVVNVLKANPESVIPETDIEIDFIPSNAIVIDARSSEKVFEEPIANAIPLSKADFSNMPMDKPIVIVCETGALSYVIAKELREKGLKAYSLRGGAKTCRIYAEKSSAMQ; encoded by the coding sequence TTGAGGGAATATCTTGTTACTGTGTCTGGCGAGGTTGTGTTGAAGTCTAGTAGGACAAGACCAAGATTTTTCAATGCCTTGGCTAGAAGTATTCGCGATGCTGTTTCGAGATCTGGTGGCAAGGTAGTTGATTTGAGTGTTGTTGAGGCTAAGATTTATCTTGTTACAGATGTTGATGTCTCTAACACCGTTTCAAAGGTTTTTGGTGTTCATAGAGTTGGCGAGGTTTTGAGCTATACATTCAATGATTTAAGTGATTTGGTTAAGTGGATTGCTGAAAACGCCAAGAGCTTTGTTGTTGGTAAAAGATTTGCTGTTAGAGTTAAGAGAAGCGGTAGTCACAACTTCACATCACTTGATGTTGCTAGAGAAGCTGGTGCTCTTTTAAAGCCTTTCTCATCTGGTGTTGATCTCAATAATCCAGAGGTTGTTGTTGAGGTTGAGGTTAGGGGTCAGAAAGCATTTCTATACAAAAACTCTGTTAAGGGTCCTGGAGGGTTTCCAGTTGGTGTTGAGGGAAAGGCTCTTGTCATGTTCTCAGGTGGTTTTGATTCTCCTATTGCTGCTTGGTATGCTGCTAAAAGAGGTGTTGAAATAGATTTTCTACACTTCATTCTAGGACCTCTTCAATCAACTTACTACGCCTTCAACGTTGCTAAAAAGCTTTCATATGATTGGCTCTATGGCTACAGCCCAAAGTTTATAGCAATAGACTTTAGAGATGTTGTGAAGGAGATTGTAAAAAATGTTGAGTGGAGCTATAGACAAGTTGCTTTAAGAACGCTTATGTACATAGCAGCTCAGAAAATTGCTAGTGAGCTTGGCTACAACGCTATTGTTACTGGAGAATCTCTTGGGCAAGCATCAAGCCAAACACTGAAAAACTTAGAGGCTATAGAAAGCTATTTGAAGCCTTCAAAACCTATTCTAAGACCATTGATAGGATTTGACAAGGAGGAGATAATAGATTTTTCAAAGAAGCTTGGACTCTACGAGCTTTCAGCAAAAGTTGTTGAGGCATGTGCAATAGCCCCAACAAAAGTTGTTACAGCATCAACACTAGAAAACCTTTCCGAGAAGCTGAAAAGTCTTGATCTGTCCATTGTTGACAAAGCTTTGAATAGTAGAATAGTTGTTAATGTGCTAAAGGCAAATCCAGAGAGTGTAATACCTGAAACAGATATTGAAATAGATTTCATACCAAGCAACGCTATTGTTATAGATGCTAGAAGCAGTGAAAAAGTTTTTGAAGAGCCAATAGCAAATGCTATTCCACTTAGCAAAGCAGACTTCTCCAACATGCCTATGGACAAGCCCATAGTTATTGTATGTGAAACTGGTGCTCTAAGCTATGTTATTGCTAAGGAGCTTAGGGAAAAGGGTTTAAAAGCCTATAGCCTAAGGGGTGGGGCAAAAACATGCAGAATTTATGCAGAAAAGTCTTCGGCTATGCAATGA